The Deferribacterota bacterium nucleotide sequence GTTGCTCCAACATTTTTTTATACATTCACAAATCCATGGATAGCTGGCCTTATGATGTCAAGTGTATATTGTGCAATTATGAGTACTGCAGATGTGTTAACATTGACTAGTGCAACCATTCTTGTTAATGATATATATATTCAATATTTTAAGCCTAACACAACTGAAAAAAAGCGCCTTTTTCTTAATCGCATGGCTACTTTTGTTTTAGGATTTATTGCATTAGTTGTAGCTTTAATTCCTAATTTGAGTGTATTTACCGTAGTAATCTCAGCATTTGGTGTCTTGGCCTCTTCTTTTCTATTCGTTAATCTTGCCTCTGTATACTGGAAAGGCGCAACACCGGCAGGCGCTATTTCTTCAATGATTGGAGGTGCTATTATTAATACAAGCTGGGAAATACTGGGTTTTAGAGATATAACACATATCCATCCATTTTTTGCAGGCATAATAACATCTGGCCTGTTTTTATTTAGTGTGAGCTTGTTTACTAAAAAACTACCAAAAGAAAAACAAGAATTAGTTAATATATGTAAGAGATTAACTAATAAATCAGAACAAACCTCACTTAATTGCTAGAAATAAACTATATATTAAACAATCTAATTAGTTATGGGATTAAAGATATATTTCAATCTGGCTAAACTATAATAAAAATATTTAAATCAATTATTTAAAATTAAATAATATTATTTTATATTTATGATTACCACTATTAATTAAAGGAGAAACATAAATGAAAAAACTTTTATTTTACTCTATTTCAATTTTTATACTATTTTTTTACAATTCTTCTTTTTCATTAAATAACGGTATTGGCTATGTAAATACTGTTAATAAATCAGATATTAGAGAAAAAGCAATAACTCAAGCAGAAAAAGCCCTAGATAATGCTACAAAGAAAGCAGAAAAAGATGTTTTTAGGCCGTCATATCATTTTGCAGCACCTGCAAATTGGATGAATGATATTAATGGGCCAATTTTCTTTAATGGTTATTACCATATCTTTTATCAACACAATCCATACAATGATTACTGGGATCATATGCATTGGGGACATGCTAAAAGCCTTGACCTTATTCACTGGCAGCATTTACCTATTGCCCTTTGGCCATCTTTTGATAAGGGAGAACTTCACTGCTTTTCAGGATGTTCTGTGATAGGTTCAAATGGCCTTCCTATGATATTCTACACAAAGGTTACCTACCCTGAACCACAAGATGAATCCCCATACTTGTGGCCCTTAATTGCTCATGAACAGTGGGCTGCAATACCTGAGGATAATGATCTTATACTATGGAAAAAACACCCATCAAATCCCATACTAAGCTTAGAAAACCATGGTGGTTCAGATTTTGAACCAAACTGGAGAGATCCCTTTATCTTTAAAGAATCTGGACGAACTTTTATGATATTAGGTGGAGATATTGATGATAGGGCAACAATC carries:
- a CDS encoding sodium/proline symporter, yielding LLAQIIAAGKITQVLFGIPYYYGVIVGGLVVLIYVMAGGLEACMYTDAVQAIIMFFGAIIAIVVGFKIIGGFHQLTDKLVQIDPTFFSIWGKDLQFKGQYGEIIGALLIYMIGYMGLPHINSFSMSAKNTRVIENAALINPIWSSILAYSCVFIGLFGILLLPDISDPELVAPTFFYTFTNPWIAGLMMSSVYCAIMSTADVLTLTSATILVNDIYIQYFKPNTTEKKRLFLNRMATFVLGFIALVVALIPNLSVFTVVISAFGVLASSFLFVNLASVYWKGATPAGAISSMIGGAIINTSWEILGFRDITHIHPFFAGIITSGLFLFSVSLFTKKLPKEKQELVNICKRLTNKSEQTSLNC